A genomic stretch from Arachis stenosperma cultivar V10309 chromosome 3, arast.V10309.gnm1.PFL2, whole genome shotgun sequence includes:
- the LOC130969493 gene encoding mitochondrial import inner membrane translocase subunit TIM9 has translation MDKSMLAGLESLPEADQQRMASMMEQVQIRDSLRMYNSLVEKCFTDCVDTFKHKSLQKQEETCVKRCAEKFLKHSMRVGMRYAELNQGAPTQD, from the exons ATGGATAAGAGCATGTTAGCTGGTTTGGAATCACTTCCAGAAGCTGATCAGCAAAGAATGGCGTCCATGATGGAACAGGTTCAAATCCGTGACAG TTTGAGAATgtataattcattggtggagAAGTGTTTCACCGATTGTGTGGATACATTCAAGCATAAATCCCTGCAAAAACAAGAGGAAACCTGTGTTAAGAGGTGTGCTGAGAAGTTTCTGAAGCATTCTATGCGCGTTGGCATGAGATATGCTGAGCTTAACCAAGGAGCTCCAACACAAGATTGA
- the LOC130965225 gene encoding protein TRM32-like isoform X2 — translation MGKKHSLSCMKTSATVEFHQENNDGGPGCMWGMLHILDYHHWLNIRNVFPLKKHHYPSRLATYKRINILHSHWGDQQIGDEETEPLLARQHEQKCSAKGKSSSKSRNKRSQTENSKGWIISFHGESKNLGSSHKFVQSKAHDTKEGVLDQNLMEANKLNRDTPVNSKRHSDSLEVLGVEKDLILKYLHDLHVGGENLQLQLAFNNKASLKKSGSVQQTSQMRSIISPTTFEHKQSEIWPFDKKNKLVHSTQALKTFASIKQKQRFSSSSSNPQGLNHKGWNQLVLHRFKVIKQKIKHALMEFKKSSYQTSVEAIHHHRASSEYGITNTENGISDENKYFCFDSSRHKFCGCKRIESSLNESLDRYTQLFEQSFGKDIKCHGSMSKSLKLPNEDKDNSMSLCQCPPKDSRRKLSLPNLDSFNFLILHEELSVANDIHVQRKPVRLPLNKNISLDHITETEMEEAMHISGNDANAAPLSDKTRETNDGELEDDVSSDTHELALEDGSFLQEQLQVQISMAKEAIATLEASVVEAGRELNTRSSSMNELEIELPNNTNAIAESRGIKSDNEDIDSNFKYVKHVLEYLGLMGNEENIVQLINPPLLMDFDTSRFHEIESNGEDSVRSNHHHHHLLLSNIVKEVLLQIYETSSSTNFTIMHKGQQHLLNEVWIRVNLYLRLRPEFDQTLDDVVGGDLAKNNGWMILKHEEECAALELEENIFKDLVDEIIFT, via the exons ATGGGAAAGAAGCACTCTCTTTCTTGCATGAAGACATCAGCTACTGTTGAATTCCATCAGGAGAATAATGATGGAGGACCAGGATGCATGTGGGGCATGCTTCATATTCTTGATTACCATCATTGGCTTAATATCAGAAATGTGTTCCCCCTTAAAAAGCACCATTACCCTTCAAGACTTGCCACAT ATAAGAGAATAAACATTTTGCATAGCCATTGGGGAGACCAACAAATTGGAGATGAAGAAACAGAACCCCTCTTG GCTAGGCAACATGAACAAAAGTGTAGTGCTAAAGGCAAAAGTTCTTCCAAGAGCAGAAATAAAAGATCACAAACTGAAAACTCCAAAGGCTGGATCATTAGCTTCCATGGTGAATCCAAAAATTTAGGTTCATCACATAAATTTGTGCAAAGTAAAGCACATGATACCAAAGAAGGTGTCCTTGATCAAAATCTTATGGAAGCAAATAAGCTTAACAGAGATACTCCTGTTAATTCTAAGAGGCATTCTGATTCTTTGGAGGTACTTGGAGTGGAGAAGgatttgatattaaaatatttacatGATCTTCATGTTGGTGGGGAAAATCTTCAACTTCAATTGGCTTTCAATAACAAAGCAAGTTTGAAAAAATCAGGTTCAGTTCAACAGACATCACAGATGAGAAGCATTATTAGTCCTACCACCTTTGAACACAAGCAAAGCGAAATTTGGCCTTTCGACAAGAAGAACAAGTTGGTTCATAGTACTCAAGCATTAAAGACCTTTGCATCCATTAAACAAAAACAAAgattttcttcctcttcaagCAATCCTCAAGGTTTGAATCACAAAGGGTGGAACCAATTAGTTCTTCATCGTTTCAAGGTTATTAAACAGAAGATTAAACATGCTCTTATGGAATTCAAGAAAAGTAGCTACCAAACTTCTGTTGAAGCTATCCACCACCATAGAGCTTCATCTGAATATGGCATCACCAATACTGAGAATGGAATCTCAGATgagaataaatatttttgttttgattcCAGCAGACACAAATTTTGTGGCTGCAAGCGAATAGAATCCTCTCTTAATGAGTCTCTTGATAGATACACTCAGTTGTTTGAGCAAAGCTTTGGCAAAGATATCAAGTGTCATGGATCAATGTCTAAAAGCTTAAAATTGCCAAATGAGGATAAGGATAATAGCATGAGTTTGTGTCAGTGTCCTCCTAAGGATTCTAGAAGGAAATTATCCCTGCCTAATCTTGATTCTTTCAACTTCTTGATTCTACACGAGGAACTTTCTGTTGCAAATGATATCCATGTTCAGAGAAAACCAGTGAGACTTCCTTTAAACAAGAACATTTCACTTGATCACATTACAGAAACCGAAATGGAGGAAGCAATGCATATCAGTGGCAACGATGCGAATGCTGCTCCTTTATCTGATAAAACCAGGGAGACAAACGATGGGGAACTCGAAGATGATGTATCATCGGATACACATGAGCTAGCTTTAGAAGATGGAAGTTTTCTCCAAGAACAATTACAAGTGCAAATAAGTATGGCCAAGGAGGCAATAGCAACACTTGAAGCCAGTGTTGTAGAAG CAGGTAGAGAACTAAATACAAGGAGCTCTAGCATGAATGAATTGGAGATTGAATTACCAAATAACACAAATGCAATAGCAGAAAGCAGAGGAATTAAATCAGATAATGAAGACATTGATTCCAATTTCAAATATGTGAAACATGTTCTTGAGTATCTAGGCCTCATGGGAAATGAGGAGAACATTGTTCAACTAATTAATCCACCCTTGCTCATGGATTTTGATACATCTAGGTTCCATGAAATTGAATCCAATGGAGAAGATAGTGTCAGATCcaaccatcatcatcatcacctcCTTCTTTCTAACATAGTAAAAGAGGTGCTGCTCCAAATATATGAGACATCATCATCAACTAACTTCACAATAATGCATAAGGGGCAACAACATCTTCTTAATGAAGTATGGATTAGAGTTAATTTATACCTGAGATTGAGGCCAGAGTTTGATCAGACATTAGATGATGTTGTTGGTGGAGATTTGGCCAAAAACAATGGCTGGATGATCCTCAAGCATGAAGAGGAATGTGCAGCACTTGAACTAGAAGAGAATATTTTCAAAGATTTAGTAGATGAAATAATCTTCacatga
- the LOC130969089 gene encoding serine/threonine-protein kinase PCRK1, whose translation MKCFHFPSIERDHRRDYDNEDGIVSSSCRTSRVSWARSLSVASSTLVRNSEFDDTDSSFNDTLAFHDFLSLRRANNLLLFSFSQLKTATRGFSRALLIGEGGFGPVYRGTLSVPDDGDGDGDGLSEVQMEVAIKQLNRNGHQGHKEWINEVNLLGVIKHPNLVRLVGYCAEDDERGIQRLLVYELMPNKSLEDHLLARVSLMSTLPWTTRLKIAQDAARGLAYLHEEMDFQLIFRDFKTSNILLDEDFNAKLSDFGLARQGPSEGLGYVSTAVVGTIGYAAPEYVQTGKLTAKSDVWSFGVVLYELITGRRAVERNLPRNEQRLLEWVRPYVSDPRKFHVIVDPKLEGQYCMKSAQKLATLANKCLMKQPKSRPKMSDVVEFLANILNDTIQEESIPQAVVANGEEKVKPSSVKDIEPEPAAKQGNNYLKKVFEFRDMVSLRNKSIGRLDWKNWAPGLVRTW comes from the exons ATGAAGTGCTTCCACTTCCCAAGCATCGAAAGAGACCACCGGCGAGACTACGACAACGAAGACGGCATCGTTTCAAGCAGCTGCAGAACCTCAAGGGTCTCATGGGCCCGCTCCCTCAGCGTCGCTTCCTCAACCCTCGTTCGCAACTCCGAGTTCGACGACACCGACTCTTCCTTCAATGACACCCTCGCTTTCCATGACTTCCTCTCTCTCCGTCGCGCCAACAACCTCCTTCTCTTCTCATTCTCTCAGCTCAAAACCGCCACTCGCGGATTCAGCAGGGCCCTCTTGATCGGCGAGGGTGGCTTCGGCCCCGTCTACAGGGGGACCCTTTCTGTTCCTGATGACGGTGACGGTGACGGTGACGGTCTTTCAGAGGTGCAGATGGAGGTTGCAATTAAGCAGCTGAATCGTAACGGCCACCAG GGGCATAAAGAGTGGATTAATGAAGTGAACTTGTTGGGTGTGATCAAGCATCCGAATCtcgtgaggttggtggggtatTGTGCAGAGGATGATGAAAGAGGGATTCAAAGACTTCTTGTGTATGAACTTATGCCTAATAAGAGCTTGGAAGACCATCTTCTGGCTCGAGTCTCATTGATGTCAACGCTACCATGGACCACGAGATTAAAAATTGCTCAAGATGCAGCTCGTGGTTTGGCATACCTTCATGAAGAAATGGATTTTCAG CTAATATTTCGAGATTTTAAGACTTCCAACATTTTGCTGGATGAGGACTTCAATGCAAAGCTTTCTGATTTTGGACTTGCTAGGCAAGGTCCCTCGGAAGGGCTGGGCTATGTTTCAACAGCA GTTGTTGGTACCATAGGTTATGCTGCACCAGAGTATGTTCAGACTGGTAAGCTGACTGCAAAGAGTGATGTATGGAGCTTCGGTGTAGTTCTTTACGAGCTTATCACTGGTAGGAGAGCTGTAGAACGGAACCTACCCAGAAATGAACAGAGGCTCTTGGAGTGGGTAAGACCTTATGTTTCTGATCCTAGGAAGTTCCATGTTATAGTAGACCCAAAACTTGAAGGACAATATTGCATGAAATCAGCTCAAAAGCTTGCTACTCTAGCAAACAAGTGCCTCATGAAGCAGCCTAAGTCACGTCCGAAAATGAGTGACGTGGTTGAGTTTCTCGCAAACATTCTCAACGATACTATTCAGGAAGAAAGCATCCCTCAAGCTGTTGTAGCCAACGGAGAAGAGAAAGTGAAGCCATCATCTGTCAAGGACATAGAACCTGAACCAGCTGCTAAGCAAGGGAACAATTATCTGAAGAAGGTTTTTGAGTTTAGAGACATGGTGAGCTTAAGAAACAAGTCCATTGGAAGGTTAGATTGGAAAAATTGGGCACCTGGGCTTGTAAGAACTTGGTGA
- the LOC130969090 gene encoding probable serine/threonine-protein kinase PBL10, which produces MGICLSNQIKAETPYNTGLSSKNVGSHRNDLSNQNSKVSTVSMPQNPRTEGEILQSPNLKSFTFIELKAATRNFRPDSVLGEGGFGSVFKGWIDEQTFAAAKPGTGIVIAVKKLNQDGFQGHKEWLAEVNYLGQLSHPHLVKLIGYCLEDEHRLLVYEFMPRGSLENHLFRRGSYFQPLSWCLRLKVALGAAKGLAFLHSAETKVIYRDFKTSNVLLDSNYNAKLSDFGLAKDGPTGDKSHVSTRVMGTYGYAAPEYLATGHLTAKSDVFSFGVVLLEMLSGRRAVDKNRPSGQHNLVEWAKPYLANKRKVHRVIDNRLEGQYSPDEAFKVAVLALRCLAPESKLRPSMDEVVSSLEQLQIVNVNQNRPGNGHRVRRRSADDAKPGRISTAYPRPSATALCT; this is translated from the exons ATGGGAATTTGTTTGAGCAACCAAATTAAAGCTGAGACCCCATATAACACTG GGTTAAGTTCAAAGAATGTTGGTAGCCATAGAAATGATCTCAGCAACCAAAATAGTAAGGTATCAACGGTTTCAATGCCTCAAAATCCACGAACTGAGGGTGAGATCTTGCAGTCACCGAATCTAAAGAGCTTTACTTTTATAGAACTTAAGGCTGCAACAAGAAATTTTCGTCCGGACAGCGTCTTGGGAGAAGGTGGATTTGGATCAGTTTTTAAGGGATGGATTGATGAGCAGACATTTGCAGCTGCTAAACCTGGCACTGGCATTGTTATTGCTGTGAAGAAACTTAATCAGGATGGTTTCCAAGGTCACAAGGAGTGGTTG GCTGAAGTGAACTATCTAGGCCAGCTTTCTCATCCCCATCTGGTGAAATTGATTGGGTATTGTCTTGAAGATGAACACCGCCTTCTGGTCTACGAATTCATGCCTCGTGGAAGCTTGGAGAATCATTTGTTCAGGA GAGGCTCATATTTTCAACCTCTTTCGTGGTGCCTTCGCTTGAAGGTCGCTCTTGGTGCTGCAAAAGGGCTTGCATTTCTTCATAGTGCCGAAACAAAAGTGATATATAGGGACTTCAAGACTTCAAATGTGTTGCTTGATTCA AATTATAATGCAAAACTTTCTGATTTCGGTTTGGCGAAGGATGGCCCTACCGGTGACAAAAGTCATGTCTCCACAAGGGTAATGGGAACCTATGGATATGCAGCTCCTGAATATCTAGCAACTG GTCATCTCACTGCTAAGAGTGATGTCTTTAGTTTTGGAGTTGTCCTATTGGAAATGTTATCAGGCCGGAGAGCTGTTGATAAGAACCGTCCTTCTGGGCAGCACAACTTGGTGGAATGGGCGAAGCCATACCTTGCGAACAAGCGCAAGGTTCATCGAGTGATAGATAACCGTCTAGAAGGCCAATACTCTCCAGATGAGGCCTTTAAGGTAGCTGTCCTTGCACTAAGGTGCCTAGCACCAGAGTCCAAGTTGAGGCCAAGCATGGATGAAGTTGTTAGCAGTTTGGAGCAGCTTCAGATTGTCAATGTAAATCAGAATCGTCCTGGCAATGGCCATAGAGTTCGCAGAAGAAGCGCCGATGATGCTAAACCTGGGAGAATTAGCACGGCATATCCTCGGCCATCTGCAACTGCACTCTGCACTTGA
- the LOC130969465 gene encoding uncharacterized protein LOC130969465, translating into MASEESFVVLVHHRGSIKRKTRSGVKFTDKDPLCIIVRPTTRYEELVSSVLLKLGLEGVKRVKKFFYRIPITVLQETGKYDCFTIGSDDDLQVMFHCRRQFPEVRTPELLAKLVDAVSGSGGSNRNTTTLATVAGSSSRPAVASSSVPAYEPPVQPVASPSFAVDLNGSVGDEVGEGEYPRTSLQCVVPAGVGDGFLDDPEDDDVESDMIADDSGDDAGPS; encoded by the coding sequence ATGGCTAGTGAAGAGAGTTTCGTAGTGTTGGTTCACCACAGAGGATCCATTAAGAGGAAAACTCGTTCCGGTGTGAAGTTCACTGATAAGGATCCTCTCTGTATTATCGTAAGGCCTACGACGAGGTATGAGGAACTTGTTAGCTCTGTACTGTTGAAACTTGGTCTAGAAGGTGTGAAACGGGTTAAGAAGTTTTTTTATCGAATTCCAATCACGGTGCTTCAGGAAACCGGAAAGTACGATTGTTTCACAATCGGGAGTGATGATGACTTGCAGGTCATGTTTCATTGTCGCCGACAGTTTCCAGAGGTGAGGACACCAGAACTGTTGGCAAAGTTGGTTGACGCGGTGTCCGGCTCGGGGGGTTCGAACCGGAATACCACCACTTTAGCCACGGTAGCCGGTTCTAGCTCCAGACCAGCCGTTGCATCTTCCTCCGTCCCTGCGTACGAGCCACCCGTCCAACCTGTCGCCTCCCCTTCGTTCGCTGTTGATCTCAACGGGAGTGTAGGCGACGAGGTCGGAGAAGGGGAATATCCGCGGACCTCTTTACAGTGTGTTGTACCGGCTGGGGTTGGAGATGGATTCTTGGATGATCCAGAGGACGATGATGTCGAGTCGGATATGATTGCTGATGACAGTGGCGATGATGCTGGACCAAGTTAG
- the LOC130965225 gene encoding protein TRM32-like isoform X3 has protein sequence MGKKHSLSCMKTSATVEFHQENNDGGPGCMWGMLHILDYHHWLNIRNVFPLKKHHYPSRLATYKRINILHSHWGDQQIGDEETEPLLQARQHEQKCSAKGKSSSKSRNKRSQTENSKGWIISFHGESKNLGSSHKFVQSKAHDTKEGVLDQNLMEANKLNRDTPVNSKRHSDSLEVLGVEKDLILKYLHDLHVGGENLQLQLAFNNKASLKKSGSVQQTSQMRSIISPTTFEHKQSEIWPFDKKNKLVHSTQALKTFASIKQKQRFSSSSSNPQGLNHKGWNQLVLHRFKVIKQKIKHALMEFKKSSYQTSVEAIHHHRASSEYGITNTENGISDENKYFCFDSSRHKFCGCKRIESSLNESLDRYTQLFEQSFGKDIKCHGSMSKSLKLPNEDKDNSMSLCQCPPKDSRRKLSLPNLDSFNFLILHEELSVANDIHVQRKPVRLPLNKNISLDHITETEMEEAMHISGNDANAAPLSDKTRETNDGELEDDVSSDTHELALEDGSFLQEQLQVQISMAKEAIATLEASVVEGRELNTRSSSMNELEIELPNNTNAIAESRGIKSDNEDIDSNFKYVKHVLEYLGLMGNEENIVQLINPPLLMDFDTSRFHEIESNGEDSVRSNHHHHHLLLSNIVKEVLLQIYETSSSTNFTIMHKGQQHLLNEVWIRVNLYLRLRPEFDQTLDDVVGGDLAKNNGWMILKHEEECAALELEENIFKDLVDEIIFT, from the exons ATGGGAAAGAAGCACTCTCTTTCTTGCATGAAGACATCAGCTACTGTTGAATTCCATCAGGAGAATAATGATGGAGGACCAGGATGCATGTGGGGCATGCTTCATATTCTTGATTACCATCATTGGCTTAATATCAGAAATGTGTTCCCCCTTAAAAAGCACCATTACCCTTCAAGACTTGCCACAT ATAAGAGAATAAACATTTTGCATAGCCATTGGGGAGACCAACAAATTGGAGATGAAGAAACAGAACCCCTCTTG cAGGCTAGGCAACATGAACAAAAGTGTAGTGCTAAAGGCAAAAGTTCTTCCAAGAGCAGAAATAAAAGATCACAAACTGAAAACTCCAAAGGCTGGATCATTAGCTTCCATGGTGAATCCAAAAATTTAGGTTCATCACATAAATTTGTGCAAAGTAAAGCACATGATACCAAAGAAGGTGTCCTTGATCAAAATCTTATGGAAGCAAATAAGCTTAACAGAGATACTCCTGTTAATTCTAAGAGGCATTCTGATTCTTTGGAGGTACTTGGAGTGGAGAAGgatttgatattaaaatatttacatGATCTTCATGTTGGTGGGGAAAATCTTCAACTTCAATTGGCTTTCAATAACAAAGCAAGTTTGAAAAAATCAGGTTCAGTTCAACAGACATCACAGATGAGAAGCATTATTAGTCCTACCACCTTTGAACACAAGCAAAGCGAAATTTGGCCTTTCGACAAGAAGAACAAGTTGGTTCATAGTACTCAAGCATTAAAGACCTTTGCATCCATTAAACAAAAACAAAgattttcttcctcttcaagCAATCCTCAAGGTTTGAATCACAAAGGGTGGAACCAATTAGTTCTTCATCGTTTCAAGGTTATTAAACAGAAGATTAAACATGCTCTTATGGAATTCAAGAAAAGTAGCTACCAAACTTCTGTTGAAGCTATCCACCACCATAGAGCTTCATCTGAATATGGCATCACCAATACTGAGAATGGAATCTCAGATgagaataaatatttttgttttgattcCAGCAGACACAAATTTTGTGGCTGCAAGCGAATAGAATCCTCTCTTAATGAGTCTCTTGATAGATACACTCAGTTGTTTGAGCAAAGCTTTGGCAAAGATATCAAGTGTCATGGATCAATGTCTAAAAGCTTAAAATTGCCAAATGAGGATAAGGATAATAGCATGAGTTTGTGTCAGTGTCCTCCTAAGGATTCTAGAAGGAAATTATCCCTGCCTAATCTTGATTCTTTCAACTTCTTGATTCTACACGAGGAACTTTCTGTTGCAAATGATATCCATGTTCAGAGAAAACCAGTGAGACTTCCTTTAAACAAGAACATTTCACTTGATCACATTACAGAAACCGAAATGGAGGAAGCAATGCATATCAGTGGCAACGATGCGAATGCTGCTCCTTTATCTGATAAAACCAGGGAGACAAACGATGGGGAACTCGAAGATGATGTATCATCGGATACACATGAGCTAGCTTTAGAAGATGGAAGTTTTCTCCAAGAACAATTACAAGTGCAAATAAGTATGGCCAAGGAGGCAATAGCAACACTTGAAGCCAGTGTTGTAGAAG GTAGAGAACTAAATACAAGGAGCTCTAGCATGAATGAATTGGAGATTGAATTACCAAATAACACAAATGCAATAGCAGAAAGCAGAGGAATTAAATCAGATAATGAAGACATTGATTCCAATTTCAAATATGTGAAACATGTTCTTGAGTATCTAGGCCTCATGGGAAATGAGGAGAACATTGTTCAACTAATTAATCCACCCTTGCTCATGGATTTTGATACATCTAGGTTCCATGAAATTGAATCCAATGGAGAAGATAGTGTCAGATCcaaccatcatcatcatcacctcCTTCTTTCTAACATAGTAAAAGAGGTGCTGCTCCAAATATATGAGACATCATCATCAACTAACTTCACAATAATGCATAAGGGGCAACAACATCTTCTTAATGAAGTATGGATTAGAGTTAATTTATACCTGAGATTGAGGCCAGAGTTTGATCAGACATTAGATGATGTTGTTGGTGGAGATTTGGCCAAAAACAATGGCTGGATGATCCTCAAGCATGAAGAGGAATGTGCAGCACTTGAACTAGAAGAGAATATTTTCAAAGATTTAGTAGATGAAATAATCTTCacatga
- the LOC130965225 gene encoding protein TRM32-like isoform X1 — MGKKHSLSCMKTSATVEFHQENNDGGPGCMWGMLHILDYHHWLNIRNVFPLKKHHYPSRLATYKRINILHSHWGDQQIGDEETEPLLQARQHEQKCSAKGKSSSKSRNKRSQTENSKGWIISFHGESKNLGSSHKFVQSKAHDTKEGVLDQNLMEANKLNRDTPVNSKRHSDSLEVLGVEKDLILKYLHDLHVGGENLQLQLAFNNKASLKKSGSVQQTSQMRSIISPTTFEHKQSEIWPFDKKNKLVHSTQALKTFASIKQKQRFSSSSSNPQGLNHKGWNQLVLHRFKVIKQKIKHALMEFKKSSYQTSVEAIHHHRASSEYGITNTENGISDENKYFCFDSSRHKFCGCKRIESSLNESLDRYTQLFEQSFGKDIKCHGSMSKSLKLPNEDKDNSMSLCQCPPKDSRRKLSLPNLDSFNFLILHEELSVANDIHVQRKPVRLPLNKNISLDHITETEMEEAMHISGNDANAAPLSDKTRETNDGELEDDVSSDTHELALEDGSFLQEQLQVQISMAKEAIATLEASVVEAGRELNTRSSSMNELEIELPNNTNAIAESRGIKSDNEDIDSNFKYVKHVLEYLGLMGNEENIVQLINPPLLMDFDTSRFHEIESNGEDSVRSNHHHHHLLLSNIVKEVLLQIYETSSSTNFTIMHKGQQHLLNEVWIRVNLYLRLRPEFDQTLDDVVGGDLAKNNGWMILKHEEECAALELEENIFKDLVDEIIFT; from the exons ATGGGAAAGAAGCACTCTCTTTCTTGCATGAAGACATCAGCTACTGTTGAATTCCATCAGGAGAATAATGATGGAGGACCAGGATGCATGTGGGGCATGCTTCATATTCTTGATTACCATCATTGGCTTAATATCAGAAATGTGTTCCCCCTTAAAAAGCACCATTACCCTTCAAGACTTGCCACAT ATAAGAGAATAAACATTTTGCATAGCCATTGGGGAGACCAACAAATTGGAGATGAAGAAACAGAACCCCTCTTG cAGGCTAGGCAACATGAACAAAAGTGTAGTGCTAAAGGCAAAAGTTCTTCCAAGAGCAGAAATAAAAGATCACAAACTGAAAACTCCAAAGGCTGGATCATTAGCTTCCATGGTGAATCCAAAAATTTAGGTTCATCACATAAATTTGTGCAAAGTAAAGCACATGATACCAAAGAAGGTGTCCTTGATCAAAATCTTATGGAAGCAAATAAGCTTAACAGAGATACTCCTGTTAATTCTAAGAGGCATTCTGATTCTTTGGAGGTACTTGGAGTGGAGAAGgatttgatattaaaatatttacatGATCTTCATGTTGGTGGGGAAAATCTTCAACTTCAATTGGCTTTCAATAACAAAGCAAGTTTGAAAAAATCAGGTTCAGTTCAACAGACATCACAGATGAGAAGCATTATTAGTCCTACCACCTTTGAACACAAGCAAAGCGAAATTTGGCCTTTCGACAAGAAGAACAAGTTGGTTCATAGTACTCAAGCATTAAAGACCTTTGCATCCATTAAACAAAAACAAAgattttcttcctcttcaagCAATCCTCAAGGTTTGAATCACAAAGGGTGGAACCAATTAGTTCTTCATCGTTTCAAGGTTATTAAACAGAAGATTAAACATGCTCTTATGGAATTCAAGAAAAGTAGCTACCAAACTTCTGTTGAAGCTATCCACCACCATAGAGCTTCATCTGAATATGGCATCACCAATACTGAGAATGGAATCTCAGATgagaataaatatttttgttttgattcCAGCAGACACAAATTTTGTGGCTGCAAGCGAATAGAATCCTCTCTTAATGAGTCTCTTGATAGATACACTCAGTTGTTTGAGCAAAGCTTTGGCAAAGATATCAAGTGTCATGGATCAATGTCTAAAAGCTTAAAATTGCCAAATGAGGATAAGGATAATAGCATGAGTTTGTGTCAGTGTCCTCCTAAGGATTCTAGAAGGAAATTATCCCTGCCTAATCTTGATTCTTTCAACTTCTTGATTCTACACGAGGAACTTTCTGTTGCAAATGATATCCATGTTCAGAGAAAACCAGTGAGACTTCCTTTAAACAAGAACATTTCACTTGATCACATTACAGAAACCGAAATGGAGGAAGCAATGCATATCAGTGGCAACGATGCGAATGCTGCTCCTTTATCTGATAAAACCAGGGAGACAAACGATGGGGAACTCGAAGATGATGTATCATCGGATACACATGAGCTAGCTTTAGAAGATGGAAGTTTTCTCCAAGAACAATTACAAGTGCAAATAAGTATGGCCAAGGAGGCAATAGCAACACTTGAAGCCAGTGTTGTAGAAG CAGGTAGAGAACTAAATACAAGGAGCTCTAGCATGAATGAATTGGAGATTGAATTACCAAATAACACAAATGCAATAGCAGAAAGCAGAGGAATTAAATCAGATAATGAAGACATTGATTCCAATTTCAAATATGTGAAACATGTTCTTGAGTATCTAGGCCTCATGGGAAATGAGGAGAACATTGTTCAACTAATTAATCCACCCTTGCTCATGGATTTTGATACATCTAGGTTCCATGAAATTGAATCCAATGGAGAAGATAGTGTCAGATCcaaccatcatcatcatcacctcCTTCTTTCTAACATAGTAAAAGAGGTGCTGCTCCAAATATATGAGACATCATCATCAACTAACTTCACAATAATGCATAAGGGGCAACAACATCTTCTTAATGAAGTATGGATTAGAGTTAATTTATACCTGAGATTGAGGCCAGAGTTTGATCAGACATTAGATGATGTTGTTGGTGGAGATTTGGCCAAAAACAATGGCTGGATGATCCTCAAGCATGAAGAGGAATGTGCAGCACTTGAACTAGAAGAGAATATTTTCAAAGATTTAGTAGATGAAATAATCTTCacatga